One genomic region from Spartinivicinus poritis encodes:
- the gatB gene encoding Asp-tRNA(Asn)/Glu-tRNA(Gln) amidotransferase subunit GatB — protein MKWEVVIGLEIHVQLATQSKIFSGASTAFGAEPNTQACAVDLGLPGILPVVNKEAVRMATMFGMAIHAQINQRNIFARKNYFYPDLPKGYQTSQMDLPIVGPGYVDITLDDGETRRIGVTRAHLEEDAGKSLHEDFHGMTGIDLNRAGTPLLEIVSDPDLRSAKEAVAYLKTIHSIIRYLGISDGNMAEGSMRCDANVSIRPQGSDKLGTRTEIKNVNSFRFIEKAINFEIERHIDVLESGGKIIQETRLYDSEKDETRSMRGKEEANDYRYFPCPDLLPVVLSIEFLNEVRSSLPELPEQKRQRFIDELGLSEYDAGVLSANRETAEYFEAVADQCQDPKLAANWVMGELASRLNKNQREINDSPVSATQLGEMLIRLKDETISSKGAKTVFEAMWNSEGSADEIIEKRNLKAITDTSAIEAMIDQVIANNAAQVEQYRSADEAKQGKMIGFFVGQVMKASRGAAEPGVVNKLLREKLKG, from the coding sequence GTGAAATGGGAAGTCGTTATTGGGCTGGAAATTCACGTTCAGCTTGCCACTCAATCTAAAATTTTTTCAGGTGCCAGCACTGCCTTTGGTGCCGAACCTAATACCCAGGCTTGCGCTGTTGATTTAGGGCTACCAGGTATTTTACCGGTTGTGAACAAAGAGGCTGTACGAATGGCGACTATGTTTGGCATGGCCATTCATGCGCAAATTAATCAGCGCAACATATTTGCCAGAAAAAATTACTTTTACCCCGACCTGCCAAAAGGCTATCAAACCAGTCAAATGGATTTACCCATTGTCGGTCCTGGTTATGTGGATATCACTTTAGACGATGGCGAAACCAGGCGGATTGGTGTTACTCGCGCTCACTTAGAAGAAGATGCTGGTAAATCACTACATGAAGATTTTCATGGCATGACTGGTATTGATCTTAACCGAGCAGGCACACCCTTATTAGAAATTGTGTCCGACCCAGACTTACGCTCAGCAAAAGAGGCCGTTGCCTATTTAAAAACGATTCATTCTATTATTCGTTATTTAGGGATATCCGATGGCAACATGGCAGAAGGCTCCATGCGCTGTGATGCCAACGTTTCCATCCGTCCACAAGGCAGCGATAAACTAGGCACCCGGACTGAAATTAAGAACGTTAACTCTTTCCGCTTTATTGAAAAAGCCATTAATTTTGAAATTGAGCGACATATTGATGTATTAGAAAGCGGTGGCAAAATCATCCAGGAAACTCGTTTGTATGATTCTGAAAAAGACGAAACCCGTTCTATGCGTGGCAAAGAAGAAGCCAACGATTACCGTTACTTCCCCTGCCCTGACTTATTACCCGTCGTACTTTCTATTGAATTTTTAAATGAAGTTAGAAGTTCACTTCCTGAATTACCTGAACAAAAGCGTCAACGTTTTATCGATGAGTTAGGCTTAAGCGAATACGACGCTGGTGTTCTATCTGCTAACCGTGAAACGGCTGAATATTTTGAAGCGGTTGCTGACCAGTGCCAAGACCCTAAACTAGCCGCCAACTGGGTCATGGGTGAGCTGGCTAGTCGCTTGAATAAAAACCAGCGGGAAATCAACGACAGTCCAGTTTCAGCAACACAATTAGGCGAAATGTTAATTCGCTTAAAAGACGAAACCATTTCCAGCAAAGGCGCAAAAACCGTTTTTGAGGCTATGTGGAACAGCGAAGGCTCAGCTGATGAAATCATCGAAAAACGCAATTTAAAAGCTATTACCGATACCTCAGCAATTGAAGCTATGATTGATCAAGTTATCGCTAATAATGCAGCGCAAGTTGAACAATACCGCAGTGCAGATGAAGCCAAACAAGGCAAAATGATTGGCTTTTTTGTTGGCCAGGTAATGAAAGCATCCCGCGGCGCAGCAGAACCAGGAGTGGTAAATAAATTGCTAAGGGAGAAGTTGAAGGGGTAG